One stretch of Micromonospora cremea DNA includes these proteins:
- a CDS encoding response regulator codes for MILDAQPDITVVAEAGDGEAAVAAVREYRPDVALLDIRMPTMDGIEAARRICADTGSRVIMLTTFDQDDYIYEALYAGASGFLLKDVRRDDLVHAVRVVSAGDSLLAPSVTRQIIAGITGRHRPGATRLPDTPDARLGVLTTRERETLRLLGRGLSNAAIAQTLVVSEHTVKTHVSNVLTKLGLRDRAQAVICAYETGLITAGES; via the coding sequence ATGATCCTTGACGCCCAGCCGGACATTACCGTCGTTGCCGAAGCCGGTGATGGCGAGGCGGCCGTGGCCGCCGTCCGGGAGTACCGGCCGGATGTGGCGCTCCTGGACATCCGAATGCCGACGATGGACGGCATCGAGGCCGCCCGTCGCATCTGTGCGGACACCGGCAGCCGAGTGATCATGCTCACCACCTTTGATCAGGACGACTATATTTACGAGGCGCTCTATGCCGGTGCCAGCGGTTTCCTGCTCAAGGACGTGCGCCGCGACGACCTCGTCCACGCCGTCAGGGTCGTGTCCGCCGGCGATTCGCTGCTGGCCCCCTCGGTGACCCGACAGATCATCGCCGGCATCACCGGCCGCCACCGGCCCGGTGCGACCCGGCTGCCCGACACGCCCGACGCCCGCCTCGGCGTGCTCACCACACGCGAACGGGAGACCCTGCGCCTGCTGGGCCGAGGCCTGTCCAACGCGGCGATCGCCCAGACCCTGGTGGTGAGCGAGCACACCGTGAAGACCCACGTCAGCAACGTGCTGACCAAGCTCGGCCTCCGAGACCGCGCCCAAGCGGTGATCTGCGCCTATGAGACCGGCCTGATCACCGCCGGCGAAAGCTGA
- a CDS encoding peptidoglycan recognition protein family protein — protein MHVDHSEVDRRTLLRAGLGAATVAVVGSELAFPGAAQAAPGADLDWIISCDEWAARPPKDPLAVSAIATNKIIVHHMAFPNVTDYSQEQAVKLAHDCQDLHMDGNGWSDTGQHFTVSRGGYVLEGRRGSLERLEAGDRQMISAHCPGENGRAIGIENEGTYVTETPPKALTDSLVKLCVAVCRQYGLHAHDIFGHWDFRTTQCPGAAFYREFPALRRRVFAELGTDLADVPARRWPDLWRFVNSPSVRVVQYLLAFRGYPVTVSGTFDAATVTAVQDWQARNGIPVDVDATLTTPTWETLAPELDEDATGLPVIAVQEILATKGYAVTVTGAYDPATRAAVKDLQALHGLPRNGKLSTSTWCAIVGGTVRQSFRHR, from the coding sequence ATGCACGTCGACCATTCCGAAGTGGACCGCCGGACGCTGCTACGAGCCGGTCTCGGCGCCGCCACGGTCGCCGTGGTCGGGAGCGAACTCGCCTTCCCGGGCGCCGCGCAGGCCGCCCCCGGCGCCGACCTCGACTGGATCATCAGCTGCGACGAGTGGGCGGCCCGCCCGCCGAAGGACCCGCTGGCGGTCAGCGCCATCGCGACCAACAAGATCATCGTGCACCACATGGCGTTCCCGAACGTCACCGACTACTCCCAGGAGCAGGCGGTCAAGCTGGCCCACGACTGCCAGGACCTGCACATGGACGGCAACGGCTGGTCGGACACCGGCCAGCACTTCACGGTGAGCCGGGGCGGCTACGTGCTGGAGGGCCGACGGGGCAGCCTGGAGCGGCTGGAAGCCGGCGACCGGCAGATGATCTCGGCGCACTGCCCGGGCGAGAACGGCCGGGCCATCGGAATCGAGAACGAGGGCACCTACGTCACCGAGACCCCGCCGAAGGCGCTGACCGACTCGCTGGTCAAGCTCTGCGTCGCCGTGTGCCGGCAGTACGGGCTGCACGCGCACGACATCTTCGGCCACTGGGACTTCCGCACCACGCAGTGCCCCGGCGCCGCCTTCTACCGCGAGTTCCCGGCGCTGCGCCGGCGGGTGTTCGCGGAGCTCGGCACCGACCTGGCCGACGTCCCGGCCCGCCGCTGGCCGGACCTGTGGCGCTTCGTCAACTCCCCGTCGGTCCGGGTGGTGCAGTACCTGCTCGCCTTCCGCGGCTACCCGGTGACGGTCAGCGGCACGTTCGACGCCGCGACCGTGACCGCCGTGCAAGACTGGCAGGCGCGCAACGGCATCCCGGTGGACGTGGACGCCACGCTCACCACGCCGACCTGGGAGACCCTGGCGCCCGAGCTGGACGAGGACGCCACCGGCCTGCCGGTGATCGCGGTGCAGGAGATCCTCGCCACCAAGGGGTACGCCGTCACCGTCACCGGGGCGTACGACCCCGCCACCCGGGCGGCCGTGAAGGACCTGCAGGCGCTGCACGGGCTGCCGCGCAACGGCAAGCTCAGCACGAGCACGTGGTGCGCGATCGTCGGCGGAACGGTCCGCCAGTCGTTCCGGCACCGCTGA
- a CDS encoding VOC family protein produces MQTRLNPYLNFPGTARAAMEFYHRVFGGELKMNTFGEFGSPDPGLADQIMHAQLESANGFVLMASDTAPGMNHVPGTTIAISLSGDDADELRGYWEQLSASGSVTMPLEKQMWGDEFGMCVDPYGVNWMVDIVQPQA; encoded by the coding sequence GTGCAGACGCGACTCAACCCGTACCTCAACTTCCCCGGCACGGCCCGTGCGGCGATGGAGTTCTACCACCGCGTGTTCGGCGGCGAGCTGAAGATGAACACCTTCGGCGAGTTCGGCAGCCCGGATCCGGGCCTGGCGGACCAGATCATGCACGCGCAGCTGGAATCCGCCAACGGCTTCGTCCTGATGGCGTCGGACACCGCGCCCGGGATGAACCACGTACCGGGCACCACCATCGCGATCAGCCTCAGCGGCGACGACGCCGACGAGCTGCGCGGCTACTGGGAGCAGCTCTCCGCGAGCGGGTCGGTGACGATGCCACTGGAGAAGCAGATGTGGGGCGACGAGTTCGGCATGTGCGTCGACCCGTACGGCGTCAATTGGATGGTCGACATCGTTCAGCCCCAGGCCTGA
- a CDS encoding GNAT family N-acetyltransferase, which produces MTPPRIRRRRATDLDGCVAALALVHQADRYPLNWPTDPHRWLREPRPARAWVAVDADSTIVGHVAVHRLPDPADGSLARPTAEVARLFVSPAARGAGLGGALLTRARRWASERGMDLALEVAAGDTAAAALYERTGWRCTGTSTAQWTAPDGGAVSLRRYILSTDAAP; this is translated from the coding sequence GTGACCCCACCGCGTATCCGGCGGCGGCGAGCCACCGACCTCGACGGATGCGTCGCGGCGCTCGCCCTCGTCCACCAGGCCGACCGGTACCCGCTGAACTGGCCCACCGACCCGCACCGCTGGCTGCGCGAGCCCCGTCCGGCACGCGCGTGGGTGGCCGTCGACGCCGACTCGACGATCGTCGGGCATGTGGCGGTGCACCGGCTGCCCGACCCGGCGGACGGGTCGCTCGCCCGGCCGACCGCCGAGGTGGCTCGCCTGTTCGTGTCGCCGGCCGCCCGCGGGGCTGGGCTGGGCGGCGCGCTGCTGACCCGGGCCCGGCGGTGGGCGAGCGAACGCGGGATGGACCTGGCGCTCGAGGTGGCCGCCGGCGACACCGCGGCCGCCGCCCTGTACGAGCGGACCGGGTGGCGGTGCACCGGCACCAGCACGGCGCAGTGGACCGCCCCCGACGGTGGCGCGGTGTCGCTGCGCCGTTACATCCTGTCAACCGATGCCGCGCCGTAG
- a CDS encoding RraA family protein gives MDGFGELSTALVADACVRLGVPVRVAPPGIRAVVSGERVAGRVLPARHYGSVDVFLEAFERAEPGDVLVIDNGGRSDEACVGDLAVLEAGAAGVSGVVIWGLHRDTAELIEIGLPVFSYGSCPLGPSRLDDREPAALASARFGGYEVDRVDLVFGDDDGVLFVPADRGGEVLATAAEIRRVEREQAARIPAGETLRRQTVFADYLRRRAEDPSYTFRRHLRRIGGAIEE, from the coding sequence GTGGACGGGTTTGGCGAGTTGTCGACGGCGCTGGTGGCGGACGCGTGCGTGCGGCTGGGGGTGCCGGTGCGGGTGGCGCCTCCGGGCATCCGGGCGGTCGTGTCCGGTGAACGGGTGGCGGGGCGGGTGCTCCCGGCACGGCACTACGGCAGTGTGGACGTGTTCCTGGAGGCGTTCGAGCGGGCCGAGCCGGGCGACGTGCTGGTGATCGACAACGGCGGACGGTCGGACGAGGCCTGCGTGGGTGACCTCGCGGTACTGGAGGCGGGCGCGGCCGGGGTGTCCGGTGTGGTGATCTGGGGGCTGCACCGGGACACGGCGGAGCTGATCGAGATCGGGCTGCCGGTGTTCAGCTACGGCAGCTGCCCGCTCGGGCCGTCCCGGCTGGACGATCGGGAGCCGGCCGCGTTGGCCAGTGCCCGTTTCGGTGGGTACGAGGTGGACCGGGTCGACCTGGTGTTCGGGGACGACGACGGGGTGCTGTTCGTGCCCGCCGACCGGGGCGGCGAGGTGCTGGCCACGGCGGCGGAGATCCGGCGGGTGGAGCGGGAGCAGGCCGCGCGGATCCCGGCCGGGGAGACGCTGCGACGGCAGACCGTGTTCGCCGACTACCTGCGGCGGCGCGCGGAGGACCCGAGCTACACCTTCCGCCGGCACCTGCGACGGATCGGCGGCGCCATCGAGGAGTGA
- a CDS encoding GNAT family N-acetyltransferase gives MLIRRETPADVDAIRAVHAAAFAAPDDGVPIEATLVDALRADEGWLPAYSLVATDPDGQVVGHVVATRGQVAGQPVALGLGPLGVLPDWQRRGVGSALMHAVLGAADARDEPLVVLLGHPDYYPRFGFRPAVELGVTPPQPWGPQYFQARPLSAWRESIRGGFRYAGPFDEL, from the coding sequence GTGCTGATCAGACGCGAGACGCCCGCCGATGTCGACGCCATCCGCGCGGTGCACGCCGCCGCCTTCGCCGCGCCGGACGACGGCGTACCGATCGAGGCGACGCTGGTCGACGCGCTGCGCGCCGACGAGGGCTGGCTGCCCGCGTACTCCCTGGTGGCGACCGACCCGGACGGGCAGGTGGTGGGGCATGTGGTGGCCACCCGCGGTCAGGTGGCCGGTCAGCCGGTCGCGCTCGGCCTGGGGCCGCTCGGCGTGCTTCCCGACTGGCAGCGGCGCGGGGTCGGCTCGGCGCTGATGCACGCGGTGCTCGGCGCGGCCGACGCCCGGGACGAGCCGCTGGTGGTGCTGCTCGGCCACCCCGACTACTACCCGCGATTCGGGTTCCGACCGGCCGTTGAGCTGGGCGTCACTCCGCCACAGCCCTGGGGCCCGCAGTACTTCCAGGCCCGCCCGTTGAGCGCCTGGCGGGAGTCGATCCGGGGCGGGTTCCGGTACGCCGGCCCGTTCGACGAGCTGTGA
- a CDS encoding sensor histidine kinase, whose product MSLARFVRTTNPYAVDAAITVFVLVAVSLPFVFPRPGGTPGLLAYLLTAGTAIPLIWRRRVPFTVLVVVALATIAGKAVDAPGQPLAYGGLVALYTVAAIGGRRQRWGALAATFPGVAAGVAFNTNRMSEYFYTFLVFFTAYVLGRLSHARQERATVLEDRALRAEREREFEADRAAAGERARIAREMHDVLSHAVSLMIVQAEAGPVAVRTAPHRAEAAFDAIAAAGRDAMVQLRGMLGLLRSEAGPRGPQPTLAQLPPLIDGVPVASLRVTGEPRAVSADVELAAYRIVQEALTNAVKHAAASKVDVDLDWSPDALTITVSDDGVGTGGPGGGHGLVGIRERATACGGTARTGPGVGGRGFTVEARLPFPA is encoded by the coding sequence ATGTCGCTCGCCCGCTTCGTGCGCACCACCAATCCGTACGCGGTCGATGCTGCGATCACCGTGTTCGTCCTCGTCGCGGTGTCACTGCCGTTCGTGTTTCCCCGGCCGGGCGGCACACCGGGGCTGCTGGCGTACCTGCTCACCGCGGGTACGGCGATCCCGCTGATCTGGCGCAGGCGGGTGCCGTTCACCGTGTTGGTGGTGGTCGCACTGGCCACGATCGCGGGCAAAGCTGTGGACGCGCCAGGACAGCCCCTCGCGTACGGCGGGCTGGTCGCGCTCTACACGGTCGCCGCAATCGGCGGTCGCCGGCAGCGCTGGGGCGCGCTCGCCGCGACCTTCCCAGGTGTGGCGGCAGGAGTGGCGTTCAACACCAACCGCATGAGCGAGTACTTCTACACCTTCCTGGTCTTCTTCACCGCGTACGTCCTGGGTCGGCTCAGCCACGCCCGCCAGGAACGCGCGACCGTCCTAGAGGACCGGGCACTCCGGGCCGAGCGCGAGCGCGAGTTCGAGGCCGATCGGGCCGCCGCGGGCGAGCGGGCCCGGATCGCCCGGGAGATGCACGACGTGCTGTCCCACGCGGTGAGCCTCATGATCGTGCAGGCCGAGGCGGGGCCGGTTGCGGTGCGCACCGCCCCGCACCGGGCCGAGGCGGCGTTCGACGCGATCGCCGCCGCCGGCCGCGACGCCATGGTGCAGCTGCGCGGCATGCTCGGCCTGCTGCGCTCGGAGGCCGGCCCCCGCGGGCCGCAGCCCACCCTGGCCCAGCTGCCGCCGCTGATCGACGGCGTCCCGGTGGCCAGCCTCCGGGTGACCGGCGAGCCGCGCGCGGTGTCGGCCGACGTGGAGCTGGCCGCGTACCGCATCGTCCAGGAGGCCCTGACCAATGCCGTCAAGCACGCGGCGGCCAGCAAGGTCGACGTAGACCTCGACTGGTCGCCCGACGCCCTCACGATCACCGTGAGCGACGACGGTGTTGGAACCGGCGGCCCGGGCGGCGGGCATGGCCTCGTCGGCATCCGGGAACGCGCGACCGCCTGCGGCGGTACGGCGAGAACCGGACCGGGCGTGGGTGGACGCGGGTTCACCGTCGAGGCTCGGCTACCGTTCCCGGCGTGA
- a CDS encoding SPFH domain-containing protein — protein MGAVVGLVVVAVVVVLVLSLSVRLVQQYQRGIVFRFGRVLERVRQPGLQLIVPVADRMVRVSMQTTVIGVPQQGAITRDNVTLTVDAVVYYRVVDPVKALVNVHDYPSAVLQVAQTALRSVIGRADLDTVLGDRERVNAELKSVIDAPTEKPWGLLIERVEVKDVSLPEGMKRSMSRQAEAERERRARVIAADGEFQASRRLADASRAMEATPGAYQLRLLQTVVDVAAEKNSTLVMPFPVELLRFFDQLAPHAAGSGRPATPAAPDLGPVTEQVATAAEQGDDHPEASGR, from the coding sequence ATGGGAGCTGTCGTCGGCCTGGTCGTCGTGGCCGTGGTCGTGGTGCTGGTGTTGTCGCTCAGCGTCCGGCTGGTGCAGCAGTACCAGCGCGGCATCGTGTTCCGGTTCGGCCGGGTGCTGGAGCGGGTCCGCCAGCCGGGCCTGCAACTGATCGTCCCGGTCGCCGACCGGATGGTGCGGGTCAGCATGCAGACCACCGTGATCGGCGTACCGCAGCAGGGCGCGATCACCCGGGACAACGTCACGCTCACCGTCGACGCGGTGGTCTACTACCGGGTGGTGGACCCGGTGAAGGCGCTGGTGAACGTGCACGACTATCCCTCGGCGGTGCTCCAGGTCGCCCAGACCGCGCTGCGCTCGGTGATCGGGCGGGCCGACCTGGACACCGTGCTGGGCGACCGGGAACGGGTCAACGCCGAGCTGAAGTCCGTCATCGACGCGCCCACCGAGAAGCCGTGGGGCCTGCTCATCGAGCGGGTGGAGGTCAAGGACGTCTCGCTGCCGGAAGGGATGAAGCGGTCGATGTCCCGGCAGGCCGAGGCGGAACGGGAACGCCGGGCCCGGGTGATCGCCGCGGACGGCGAGTTCCAGGCATCGCGACGCCTCGCCGACGCGTCCCGGGCGATGGAGGCCACTCCCGGTGCGTACCAGCTGCGTCTGTTGCAGACGGTGGTGGACGTGGCGGCGGAGAAGAACAGCACGCTGGTCATGCCGTTCCCGGTCGAGCTGTTGCGCTTCTTCGACCAGTTGGCCCCGCACGCCGCCGGGTCGGGACGGCCGGCGACACCCGCCGCGCCCGATCTGGGGCCGGTGACGGAGCAGGTGGCCACCGCCGCCGAACAGGGCGACGACCACCCGGAAGCCTCGGGGCGCTGA
- a CDS encoding FMN-binding glutamate synthase family protein: MRWARRAVPAVAAAVAALAARDLIQRDHALLRNFPVLGRARYLLEAVGPELRQYIVAGNNEERPFTRDQRRWVYASAKQQNNNFGFGTDNDIEYTPGYPIIKHRTFGRAVPPSTPTAGHDVRLPCAKVLGAARGRARAFRPESVVNISGMSFGSLSGNAVAALNRGAALAGCLQNTGEGGLSPYHRNGGELVFQLGTAYFGCRDEHGRFSLDRLRDLVASAPVKALEIKLSQGAKPSLGGLLPGAKVSAEIAATRGIPAGQDCVSPSRHAEFSDCDSLLDWVELLATETGLPVGIKSAVGDLGFWQDLATLMRDTGRGVDFVTIDGGEGGTGAAPLIFTDSVSLPFQQGFSRVYKVFAEHNLHERVVFVGGGKLGLPDNAIVAFALGCDLVNVGREAMLSIGCIQAQKCHTDTCPTGVATQNAWLARGLDPTLKSVRAANYLRTLRRDLVKVAEACGVEHPGLIGTDAVEILDGRTGSTGLHEVYGYRPEWGLPSPADRAEIVRLMAPEAPQGGSATPSPTAVG; this comes from the coding sequence ATGAGATGGGCCCGTCGAGCCGTACCCGCCGTCGCCGCCGCCGTCGCCGCGCTCGCCGCGCGGGACCTGATCCAGCGCGACCACGCGCTGCTGCGCAACTTCCCGGTGCTCGGGCGCGCCCGGTACCTGCTGGAGGCGGTCGGGCCGGAGCTTCGGCAGTACATCGTGGCCGGCAACAACGAGGAGCGGCCGTTCACCCGGGACCAACGCCGCTGGGTGTACGCGTCGGCGAAGCAGCAGAACAACAACTTCGGCTTCGGCACCGACAACGACATCGAGTACACCCCCGGCTATCCGATCATCAAGCACCGCACGTTCGGCCGGGCCGTGCCGCCGTCGACACCGACCGCCGGGCACGACGTGCGGCTGCCCTGCGCCAAGGTGCTCGGCGCGGCCCGGGGACGGGCCCGCGCGTTCCGACCGGAGTCGGTGGTCAACATCTCCGGGATGAGCTTCGGCTCGCTCTCTGGCAACGCGGTGGCGGCGCTGAACAGGGGTGCGGCGCTCGCCGGCTGCCTGCAGAACACCGGCGAGGGTGGCCTGTCGCCGTACCACCGCAACGGTGGTGAGCTGGTCTTCCAGCTCGGCACGGCGTATTTCGGCTGCCGGGACGAGCACGGCCGGTTCAGCCTGGACCGGTTGCGGGACCTGGTCGCCAGCGCGCCGGTGAAAGCGCTGGAGATCAAGCTGAGCCAGGGCGCCAAGCCCAGCCTCGGCGGGCTGCTGCCCGGTGCGAAGGTGTCCGCCGAGATCGCCGCCACCCGGGGCATCCCCGCCGGGCAGGACTGCGTCAGCCCCTCCCGGCACGCCGAGTTCTCCGACTGCGACAGCCTTCTCGACTGGGTGGAACTGCTGGCCACCGAGACCGGCCTGCCGGTCGGCATCAAGTCGGCGGTCGGCGATCTGGGCTTCTGGCAGGATCTGGCCACCCTGATGCGGGACACCGGCCGGGGCGTCGACTTCGTGACGATCGACGGCGGCGAGGGCGGCACCGGCGCCGCCCCGCTGATCTTCACCGACTCAGTGTCGCTCCCGTTCCAGCAGGGCTTCTCCCGGGTCTACAAGGTCTTCGCCGAGCACAACCTGCACGAGCGGGTGGTCTTCGTCGGCGGCGGCAAGCTCGGCCTGCCGGACAACGCCATCGTGGCCTTCGCGCTCGGCTGCGACCTGGTCAACGTGGGTCGGGAGGCGATGCTGTCGATCGGCTGCATCCAGGCGCAGAAGTGCCACACCGACACCTGCCCCACCGGGGTGGCGACCCAGAACGCCTGGCTGGCCCGGGGGCTGGACCCGACGCTGAAGTCGGTGCGCGCGGCCAACTACCTGCGGACGCTGCGCCGCGACCTGGTGAAGGTGGCCGAGGCGTGCGGCGTGGAGCACCCCGGCCTGATCGGCACCGACGCGGTGGAGATCCTGGACGGCCGCACCGGCTCCACCGGACTGCACGAGGTGTACGGCTACCGGCCGGAGTGGGGCCTGCCCTCGCCGGCCGACCGGGCGGAGATCGTCCGGTTGATGGCACCGGAGGCGCCGCAGGGCGGCAGCGCGACTCCCTCCCCCACCGCCGTCGGCTGA